The Luteitalea sp. genome includes a window with the following:
- the eboE gene encoding metabolite traffic protein EboE: MLISTDGFFHLTYCTNIHPASGWDAVYANLQRYASALKQRLSPSAPFGIGLRLSAREARELLDGERLADFRAFLAREGLYVALINGFPYGAFHGEPVKDRVYAPDWQDEARVRYTLDLIEILQALLPDGLDGGISTSPLSYKPWMPNSDQRAWETVTRNIVRVAEALVRVEQDDGRLIHLDIEPEPDCVLENTDETVAFFERWLLPLGETILADALGIAVTEARAQLLEHVRVCFDCCHFAVAYEDPVAALGRLRAAGIQIGRVQLSSALDVALPSEPAHFAAVAERLRPFADATYLHQVVERRGAALCHYPDLDNALGRGRDASARQWRIHFHVPLFTDEYDGLGSTQQYVRHVLESIQETRPTRHLEIETYTWDVLPAGLKMDLLDSIVREYEWVLGVERDQGIKGSRDQGIKGPRDQGTKGSRDQGAEGIKG; encoded by the coding sequence GTGCTGATCTCGACCGACGGCTTCTTCCACCTCACCTATTGCACCAACATTCATCCTGCCAGCGGCTGGGACGCGGTTTACGCCAACCTGCAGCGATACGCGTCGGCATTGAAGCAGCGGCTGTCTCCGTCTGCGCCCTTCGGCATCGGGCTCCGCCTGTCGGCCCGCGAGGCGCGTGAGCTGCTCGACGGCGAGCGGCTCGCAGACTTCCGCGCCTTTCTCGCGCGCGAGGGGCTGTATGTTGCGCTGATCAATGGCTTCCCCTATGGTGCCTTCCACGGCGAGCCGGTCAAGGACCGGGTTTATGCCCCAGACTGGCAAGACGAGGCGAGGGTCCGTTACACCCTGGATCTCATCGAGATCTTGCAGGCGTTGCTGCCGGACGGCCTAGACGGTGGCATCTCGACATCGCCGCTGTCCTACAAACCGTGGATGCCCAACTCCGATCAGCGCGCGTGGGAGACGGTCACGCGCAACATCGTGCGCGTTGCCGAGGCGCTCGTGCGCGTCGAGCAAGACGATGGCAGGCTCATACACCTCGACATCGAGCCAGAGCCAGACTGCGTCCTGGAGAATACAGACGAAACAGTTGCCTTCTTCGAACGTTGGCTCCTCCCCCTCGGCGAGACGATACTTGCCGATGCGCTGGGAATTGCCGTCACCGAGGCGCGCGCTCAACTCTTGGAGCATGTCCGCGTCTGTTTCGATTGCTGCCACTTCGCCGTGGCGTACGAGGACCCGGTCGCCGCCCTCGGTCGGCTGCGCGCCGCTGGCATTCAGATAGGACGGGTGCAGCTCAGCTCTGCGCTCGATGTCGCCCTTCCGTCCGAGCCCGCGCACTTCGCGGCCGTCGCCGAACGGCTGCGGCCATTCGCCGACGCGACGTATCTCCACCAGGTCGTCGAGCGGCGCGGCGCGGCGCTTTGCCACTACCCCGATCTGGATAATGCGCTAGGTCGCGGCAGAGACGCCTCCGCCAGGCAGTGGCGGATCCACTTTCACGTGCCGCTCTTCACCGACGAGTACGATGGCCTCGGCTCCACGCAGCAGTACGTTCGGCACGTCCTCGAGAGCATCCAGGAAACACGACCAACGCGACATCTGGAGATCGAGACGTACACCTGGGACGTGCTCCCCGCCGGCCTGAAGATGGATCTGCTCGATTCGATCGTGCGGGAGTACGAGTGGGTGCTTGGAGTCGAAAGGGACCAAGGGATCAAGGGATCAAGGGATCAAGGGATCAAGGGACCAAGGGACCAAGGGACCAAGGGATCAAGGGACCAAGGGGCCGAAGGGATCAAGGGATAG